The proteins below are encoded in one region of Triticum aestivum cultivar Chinese Spring chromosome 1B, IWGSC CS RefSeq v2.1, whole genome shotgun sequence:
- the LOC123090771 gene encoding uncharacterized protein produces the protein MNVQLNGVEHHRFDTLVLLQDSVAAKLAARKWLDGNEAVAIHLNYQHFVDIGFEDALINEDMAFRLIPEAAYVQMRTNAAALDDCWPNYKSPNLRDGQNPRTREWVMGNMKAHGRRIVDRDRALLLRFEIKGDLRCRRRIIFKPEVREALGAEPLVLLQYKRWPCALGCTALSYCWWWRRSRLRRRQRRRQQRRRPRGREAVASREREPRQAATRRSQRRGLVATRPREPQLASTGCSDRSAEE, from the exons ATGAACGTGCAG TTGAACGGCGTCGAACACCATCGGTTCGACACGCTCGTTTTGCTGCAAGACTCGGTGGCGGCCAAGTTGGCCGCGAGAAAGTGGTTGGATGGCAACGAGGCCGTTGCCATCCACCTCAACTACCAGCACTTCGTCGACATTGGGTTCGAGGACGCCCTGATCAACGAAGACATGGCTTTCAGACTCATTCCGGAAGCGGCGTATGTTCAGATGAGGACAAATGCTGCAGCTCTGGACGACTGTTGGCCGAACTACAAG TCCCCGAACCTGCGAGACGGACAGAATCCCAGGACGCGTGAGTGGGTGATGGGTAACATGAAGGCGCACGGGCGGCGGATCGTCGACAGGGATAGGGCCCTCCTGTTGAGGTTCGAGATAAAGGGGGATCTTCGTTGCCGACGCCGCATCATCTTCAAGCCCGAGGTGCGCGAGGCGCTCGGTGCCGAGCCTCTGGTGCTATTGCAGTACAAGAGGTGGCCATGTGCCCTCGGGTGTACCGCCTTGAGCTATTGCTGGTGGTGGAGGCGATCGAGGCtgcggaggcggcagcggcggcggcagcagcggcggcggccgcgggGGCGGGAGGCGGTGGCGAGCCGGGAGAGGGAGCCCcggcaggcggcgacgcggcggagCCAGCGGCGGGGGCTGGTGGCGACGCGGCCGAGGGAGCCGCAGCTGGCGTCGACGGGGTGCAGTGATCGCTCTGCCGAG GAGTAG